From Cellulophaga lytica DSM 7489, a single genomic window includes:
- the panC gene encoding pantoate--beta-alanine ligase: MHIFHKIEELKNHFSTVSKEETVGMVPTMGALHSGHISLVKKALNENNYVIVSIFVNPTQFNNAEDLEKYPQTLQEDITLLKEASDKIIVFAPSASEIYNSNIKSDSYNFGGLEKVMEGEFRDGHFDGVGTIVEKLLNIGKPDNAYFGEKDYQQLQIIKKLVDIKKIPVNIIGCPIVREESGLAMSSRNARLSAELRNEAAFIYKTLKEAKIKFGTKSALEVSKWVTAQFDKNKLLDLEYFTITNADNLQTIKRKSKNKKYRAFIAVYANDIRLIDNIALN; encoded by the coding sequence ATGCATATTTTTCATAAAATAGAAGAGTTAAAAAATCATTTTTCTACCGTATCTAAAGAAGAAACTGTGGGTATGGTGCCAACAATGGGTGCTTTACACAGCGGACACATTTCTTTAGTTAAAAAGGCTTTAAACGAGAATAATTACGTAATTGTGAGCATTTTTGTGAATCCAACGCAATTTAATAACGCTGAGGATTTAGAAAAATACCCTCAAACTTTACAAGAAGATATTACTCTTTTAAAAGAAGCTTCAGACAAAATTATTGTTTTTGCACCTTCTGCTTCCGAAATCTACAACAGTAACATAAAATCTGACAGCTATAACTTTGGCGGACTAGAAAAAGTTATGGAAGGAGAGTTTAGAGACGGTCATTTTGACGGAGTAGGTACAATTGTTGAAAAATTATTAAATATTGGCAAACCAGACAATGCCTATTTTGGAGAAAAAGATTACCAACAACTACAAATTATAAAAAAACTAGTTGACATTAAAAAAATACCAGTAAACATAATTGGTTGCCCTATAGTAAGAGAAGAAAGCGGACTAGCAATGAGCTCTAGAAACGCACGCCTTTCTGCAGAATTACGTAATGAAGCTGCCTTTATTTACAAGACATTAAAAGAAGCTAAAATAAAATTTGGCACAAAAAGTGCTTTAGAAGTAAGTAAGTGGGTTACTGCACAATTTGATAAAAATAAACTACTAGACTTAGAATATTTTACCATTACTAATGCAGATAATTTACAAACAATAAAAAGAAAATCTAAAAATAAAAAATATAGAGCCTTTATTGCCGTTTATGCTAATGACATAAGACTTATAGACAATATAGCTTTAAATTAA
- a CDS encoding glycogen/starch synthase → MNGKKILFVSSELMPYLPENQVSQMSYETPRMVNSKGGQIRIFMPRYGNINERRHQLHEVIRLSGMNLVINDMDMPLIIKVASIPKERIQVYFIDNEEYFKRKATFTDENGTLFPDNDERAIFFAKGVVETVKKLNWSPDIIHVHGWMASLVPLYLKEFYADEPLFAESKIVTSVYNKGFDEELDKDIVKKIGFDQIAEDKVGVLAAPNYNNLLKVAVDYSDAVILASEEVPEELTEYVTGLEKPVLSYVPLQEFEEAYTNFYNNEVLK, encoded by the coding sequence ATGAATGGTAAAAAGATATTGTTTGTATCTTCAGAATTAATGCCCTATCTCCCAGAGAATCAAGTTTCCCAAATGTCTTATGAAACACCACGTATGGTGAACAGTAAAGGCGGGCAAATAAGAATATTTATGCCACGTTATGGCAATATTAATGAAAGAAGGCATCAGTTGCACGAAGTAATTCGTTTGTCTGGTATGAATTTGGTAATTAACGATATGGATATGCCGTTAATTATAAAAGTGGCTTCAATCCCTAAAGAACGTATTCAAGTTTATTTTATAGACAATGAAGAATACTTTAAAAGAAAAGCAACTTTTACAGATGAAAACGGAACTTTGTTTCCAGATAATGATGAAAGAGCTATCTTTTTTGCAAAAGGTGTTGTAGAAACAGTTAAAAAATTAAATTGGTCTCCAGATATTATTCACGTGCATGGTTGGATGGCCTCTTTGGTACCTTTGTACTTAAAAGAATTTTATGCAGATGAGCCATTGTTTGCAGAAAGTAAAATTGTAACATCTGTTTACAATAAAGGTTTTGATGAGGAATTAGACAAAGACATTGTTAAAAAAATTGGCTTTGATCAGATTGCTGAAGATAAAGTTGGGGTTTTAGCAGCGCCTAACTATAATAATTTGTTAAAAGTAGCTGTAGATTATTCAGATGCTGTTATTTTAGCCTCAGAGGAAGTGCCAGAAGAACTTACAGAGTATGTTACTGGTCTTGAAAAACCTGTGTTGTCATACGTGCCTCTTCAGGAATTTGAAGAAGCGTATACCAACTTTTACAACAATGAAGTTTTAAAATAA
- the glmS gene encoding glutamine--fructose-6-phosphate transaminase (isomerizing), protein MCGIVGYIGHREAYPIIIKGLERLEYRGYDSAGVALFDGDKINLAKTKGKVSDLKKKSEDTISTKGSIGIGHTRWATHGVPNDVNSHPHYSNSGELVIIHNGIIENYESIKTELIKRGYTFESDTDTEVLINLIEEVQKKENVKLGKAVQLALNEVVGAYAIAVFDIKKPDEIVVAKLGSPLAIGMGDNEFFVASDASPFIEFTNNAVYLEDEEMAIIRLGKEIKLRKIKNDAVAYPNILELQMNLEEIEKGGYDHFMLKEIYEQPRAILDTYRGRLLADQKLIKMAGIDEHLDKFVNANRIIIVACGTSWHAGLVAEYIFEDLARIPVEVEYASEFRYRNPVITDKDVLIAISQSGETADTLAAIKLAKENGAFVFGVCNVVGSSIARETNAGAYTHAGPEIGVASTKAFTTQITVLSLIALKLAQEKGSLTDEQFTSFLTELEYIPTKVEVALQSNDAIEKIAEVYKDSPNCLYLGRGYNFPVALEGALKLKEISYIHAEGYPAAEMKHGPIALIDESMPVIVIATNKGHYEKVVSNIQEIKSRKGKIIAVVTEGDVQVKELADHVIEVPETLEALTPLLTTIPLQLLSYHIALMRGCNVDQPRNLAKSVTVE, encoded by the coding sequence ATGTGTGGAATTGTAGGGTATATAGGTCACAGAGAGGCTTATCCCATTATTATAAAAGGATTAGAACGTTTAGAGTATAGAGGATATGATAGTGCAGGAGTTGCATTATTTGATGGAGATAAAATAAATTTAGCTAAAACTAAAGGTAAAGTATCTGATTTAAAAAAGAAGTCAGAGGATACAATATCTACTAAAGGTTCAATCGGTATTGGTCACACTAGGTGGGCAACTCACGGTGTTCCTAATGATGTTAACTCGCATCCACATTATTCTAATTCTGGTGAGTTGGTAATTATTCACAACGGAATTATAGAAAACTACGAGTCTATAAAAACAGAATTAATCAAAAGAGGGTATACTTTTGAATCAGATACTGATACAGAGGTTTTAATCAATCTTATAGAGGAAGTTCAGAAAAAAGAAAATGTAAAGTTAGGTAAAGCAGTTCAGTTAGCCTTAAATGAGGTTGTTGGTGCTTACGCTATAGCTGTTTTTGATATTAAAAAACCAGATGAAATTGTAGTGGCTAAATTAGGTAGTCCGCTAGCAATTGGTATGGGAGATAATGAATTCTTTGTGGCTTCAGATGCATCTCCTTTTATTGAGTTTACAAATAATGCTGTTTATCTAGAAGATGAAGAAATGGCTATTATTAGACTTGGTAAAGAAATTAAGTTAAGAAAAATTAAGAATGATGCTGTTGCATATCCAAATATTTTGGAATTGCAAATGAATTTAGAGGAGATAGAAAAAGGTGGTTATGATCACTTTATGTTAAAGGAGATTTATGAACAGCCAAGAGCTATTTTAGATACTTACAGAGGTAGATTGTTAGCAGATCAAAAGCTAATAAAAATGGCAGGAATAGATGAGCATTTAGATAAGTTTGTAAATGCAAATCGTATAATTATTGTTGCTTGTGGTACATCATGGCATGCAGGTTTGGTAGCGGAGTATATTTTTGAAGATTTAGCACGTATTCCTGTAGAGGTTGAATATGCGTCTGAGTTTAGGTATAGAAATCCGGTTATTACAGATAAAGATGTTTTAATAGCAATTTCCCAGTCTGGTGAAACTGCAGATACTTTGGCTGCTATTAAGTTGGCTAAAGAAAACGGAGCATTTGTATTTGGTGTTTGTAATGTAGTTGGTTCTTCTATTGCAAGAGAAACTAATGCTGGTGCTTATACTCATGCAGGCCCAGAAATTGGAGTTGCTTCAACAAAAGCGTTTACTACTCAAATAACAGTTTTAAGTTTAATTGCTTTAAAATTGGCTCAAGAAAAAGGAAGCTTAACAGATGAGCAATTTACAAGTTTCTTAACTGAGTTAGAGTATATTCCAACTAAAGTAGAAGTTGCTCTACAATCTAATGATGCAATAGAGAAAATAGCGGAGGTGTATAAAGATTCTCCTAACTGTTTATATTTGGGTAGAGGTTATAATTTCCCTGTTGCTTTAGAGGGAGCTTTAAAGTTAAAAGAAATTAGTTATATCCATGCAGAGGGGTATCCGGCTGCTGAGATGAAACACGGACCTATTGCTTTAATTGATGAATCTATGCCAGTAATTGTAATTGCAACTAATAAGGGGCATTATGAAAAAGTGGTGAGTAATATTCAAGAAATTAAATCAAGAAAGGGTAAAATCATTGCAGTTGTTACTGAAGGAGATGTTCAAGTTAAGGAATTGGCAGACCATGTAATTGAGGTTCCAGAAACTTTAGAGGCTCTTACGCCGTTATTAACAACTATTCCTTTACAGTTGTTATCGTATCATATCGCATTAATGAGAGGTTGTAATGTAGATCAGCCTCGTAATTTAGCAAAGTCTGTTACAGTAGAGTAA
- the panD gene encoding aspartate 1-decarboxylase, with translation MQIEVVKSKIHRVKVTGADLNYIGSITIDEDLMDAANIIRGEKVQIVNNNNGERLETYAIPGPRKSGEITLNGAAARKVAAGDILILITYARMDIEEAKKFNPSLVFPNEENNLLN, from the coding sequence ATGCAGATAGAAGTAGTAAAATCTAAAATTCACCGTGTAAAAGTTACCGGTGCAGACTTAAACTATATTGGTAGCATTACTATTGATGAAGATTTAATGGATGCCGCTAATATTATTAGAGGAGAAAAAGTGCAAATTGTTAACAACAATAATGGAGAACGATTAGAAACGTACGCAATACCAGGACCTAGAAAAAGTGGAGAAATTACACTTAATGGAGCTGCTGCACGTAAAGTTGCCGCTGGCGATATACTTATTTTAATTACCTATGCACGTATGGATATTGAAGAGGCTAAAAAATTTAACCCTTCTTTAGTATTCCCTAATGAAGAAAATAATTTATTAAACTAA
- the radA gene encoding DNA repair protein RadA, with protein sequence MAKTKTAFFCQNCGTQYAKWAGQCGACKEWNTIVEEVIQKEEKSSWKTPSNTPKVATKPLRVKEISTEKELRLNTYDLEFNRVLGGGLVPGSLTLLGGEPGIGKSTLLLQISLKLPYKTLYVSGEESQKQIKMRADRITTNNDTCFILTETKTQNIFKQVEAIEPDILVIDSIQTLHSDYIESAAGSISQIRECTAELIKFAKETNTPVILIGHITKDGTIAGPKILEHMVDTVLQFEGDRNYVYRILRALKNRFGSTAELGIYEMLGSGLREVNNPSEILISKNDEGLSGTAISASIEGMRPLMIEIQALVSTAVYGTPQRSTTGFNAKRLNMLLAVLEKRAGFMLGAKDVFLNITGGISVDDPAIDLAVIAAILSSNSDIAIPKGVCFAAEVGLAGEIRPIQRVDQRISEAEKLGFTAIFVSKNNKITLKNTVIKVHLVSKIEDVVRSLFN encoded by the coding sequence ATGGCTAAAACAAAAACAGCTTTTTTTTGTCAAAATTGTGGCACACAATATGCTAAATGGGCGGGACAATGTGGCGCTTGTAAAGAGTGGAACACTATTGTTGAAGAAGTTATACAAAAAGAAGAAAAAAGCAGTTGGAAAACACCTAGTAACACCCCTAAAGTTGCAACTAAACCTTTACGTGTTAAAGAAATTAGTACAGAAAAAGAATTACGCCTAAATACCTATGACCTTGAGTTTAACAGGGTTTTAGGTGGCGGCTTGGTTCCTGGCTCATTAACACTTTTGGGGGGAGAGCCCGGAATAGGAAAAAGTACACTATTACTACAAATTTCACTTAAATTACCTTATAAAACATTATATGTATCTGGAGAAGAAAGTCAGAAACAAATAAAAATGAGGGCAGACCGTATTACCACAAATAATGATACGTGTTTTATACTTACAGAAACCAAAACACAAAATATTTTTAAACAGGTTGAAGCTATAGAACCAGATATTTTAGTTATAGATTCTATACAAACACTCCACTCAGACTACATAGAGTCTGCCGCAGGTAGCATATCACAGATTAGAGAATGTACTGCAGAACTTATAAAGTTTGCAAAAGAAACAAATACTCCCGTTATTTTAATTGGTCATATTACAAAAGATGGCACTATAGCCGGACCAAAAATTTTAGAACACATGGTAGATACTGTTTTACAATTTGAGGGGGACCGAAATTATGTATACAGAATTTTACGTGCATTAAAAAACAGGTTTGGCTCTACAGCAGAATTAGGAATTTATGAGATGTTGGGTAGCGGTTTACGCGAAGTAAACAATCCTTCAGAGATTTTAATTTCTAAAAATGACGAAGGCCTAAGCGGAACAGCTATTTCTGCCTCTATAGAAGGTATGCGCCCTTTAATGATAGAAATACAAGCCCTTGTTAGTACTGCTGTGTACGGAACACCACAAAGGTCTACAACAGGTTTTAATGCAAAAAGACTTAACATGTTATTAGCCGTTTTAGAAAAACGTGCTGGTTTTATGCTTGGTGCAAAAGATGTCTTCTTAAATATAACTGGAGGTATTTCTGTAGATGACCCTGCTATTGACCTAGCTGTAATTGCAGCAATTTTGTCTAGCAACTCAGACATTGCAATTCCTAAAGGTGTATGTTTTGCCGCTGAAGTTGGTTTAGCAGGAGAAATTAGGCCCATACAACGCGTAGACCAACGTATATCCGAGGCAGAAAAACTTGGATTTACAGCCATATTTGTATCCAAAAACAATAAAATCACCTTAAAAAATACAGTTATAAAAGTACACTTGGTCTCAAAAATTGAAGATGTAGTAAGAAGTTTGTTTAATTAA
- a CDS encoding alpha/beta hydrolase, whose product MKKITLTFALFIGLNAFAQVKTEIFESFKLQQKRDISYYIPEEYNEEDQHTLIVVLDAEYLFDDVVAKAKFYSRFHGMPPAIVVGIHQQAQQARFKDCSFSEDNGLPTEEGKAFFEFLGMEVVPNIESTYNISPFKMIVGYDITANFENFYLFKENPLFSSYISISPTLAPEMESRVANRIGVIDKQIFYHLIVEKNRNAKELAELNTSLKTIEKETFKYYFDVYDTDHTSIATYGLGKAFDDIFEIFKPISPKEYKTKILTSEEPAYAYLETKYNIIKETFGFTKRVDLNDVMAIYSASKKKEDPESLKELSDLCKKEFPDTMLGFYFEGEYFEEIGEPKKALRTFEKAFGMDEIDFLTKDMALEKIDALKADFGY is encoded by the coding sequence ATGAAAAAAATTACCTTAACCTTTGCCCTATTTATAGGGTTAAACGCATTTGCACAAGTAAAAACAGAAATTTTTGAATCTTTTAAGCTTCAACAAAAAAGAGACATTAGTTATTACATTCCTGAAGAATACAATGAAGAAGACCAACATACACTAATTGTTGTTTTAGACGCAGAGTATTTATTTGATGACGTTGTAGCCAAAGCTAAATTTTACAGCAGATTTCATGGTATGCCACCTGCAATAGTGGTAGGTATTCATCAACAAGCACAGCAAGCACGTTTTAAAGATTGTTCTTTTAGCGAAGACAATGGCTTACCTACTGAAGAAGGAAAAGCTTTTTTTGAATTTTTAGGGATGGAAGTTGTTCCCAATATAGAAAGCACCTATAACATTTCACCTTTTAAAATGATTGTAGGCTATGACATTACAGCTAACTTTGAAAACTTTTATCTATTTAAAGAAAATCCACTTTTTAGCTCATACATAAGTATATCACCAACTTTAGCACCAGAAATGGAATCTAGAGTTGCCAATAGAATTGGAGTAATAGACAAACAAATTTTTTATCATTTAATTGTAGAAAAAAATAGAAACGCTAAAGAGCTAGCAGAACTTAACACATCTTTAAAAACTATAGAAAAGGAAACTTTTAAATATTATTTTGATGTGTACGATACAGACCACACCTCTATAGCTACATATGGTTTAGGAAAAGCTTTTGATGATATTTTTGAAATATTTAAACCAATTAGCCCTAAAGAATATAAAACTAAAATTTTAACATCAGAAGAGCCTGCTTATGCATATTTAGAAACCAAATACAACATTATTAAAGAAACATTTGGTTTTACAAAAAGAGTAGATCTTAATGATGTTATGGCTATTTATTCTGCAAGTAAAAAGAAAGAGGACCCAGAATCTTTAAAAGAATTATCTGATTTGTGTAAAAAAGAATTTCCAGATACTATGCTAGGTTTTTATTTTGAAGGAGAGTACTTTGAAGAGATTGGAGAACCAAAAAAAGCACTACGTACTTTTGAAAAAGCCTTTGGAATGGATGAAATAGACTTTTTAACCAAAGATATGGCTTTAGAAAAAATTGATGCTTTAAAAGCCGATTTTGGCTACTAA
- a CDS encoding lysylphosphatidylglycerol synthase transmembrane domain-containing protein, with protein sequence MTASLKKTLKTVLPIAFGLFLVWYSYNSTSEEDRKQIIYYIKEADLFWVSISLLMGVLSHVSRAIRWNYLLEPLGYKPKIINNILIILTSYFANLGIPRSGEILRATALTTYEDVPFEKGFGTIVTERVIDLIMLLLIIVITFFLQTDIIIDFFKSKGFNITKILVLLGVATIGALAFFYFIKKSTHPFLVKIKDFVTGLLQGVTSIFKMKNKWPFIFHTLFIWSVYIGMFWVIKFTVPETIDLSVSQLLVAFIFGAFAMTATNGGIGLYPIVVSSALAIFGISSVSGDAFGWIMWISQTLLVVVFGAISFLLLPLLKRTK encoded by the coding sequence TTGACCGCCTCCTTAAAAAAAACATTAAAAACAGTTTTACCAATTGCTTTTGGGCTGTTTTTAGTATGGTATTCATACAATTCTACTTCAGAAGAAGACAGAAAACAAATAATTTATTACATAAAGGAGGCCGATTTATTTTGGGTTAGCATCTCATTATTAATGGGTGTTTTAAGCCACGTTTCTAGAGCTATTAGATGGAACTATCTTTTAGAGCCACTTGGCTACAAACCTAAAATAATTAATAACATACTTATTATACTAACCTCATACTTTGCCAATTTAGGCATTCCTAGATCCGGAGAAATATTACGCGCAACGGCATTAACAACGTATGAGGATGTTCCTTTTGAAAAAGGTTTTGGAACTATTGTAACAGAGCGGGTTATAGACCTTATTATGTTACTTTTAATTATTGTTATTACTTTTTTTTTACAGACCGATATTATTATTGACTTTTTTAAATCTAAAGGTTTTAATATCACAAAAATACTTGTACTGCTTGGTGTTGCCACCATTGGCGCTCTTGCTTTCTTTTATTTTATAAAAAAATCTACACATCCGTTTTTAGTAAAAATTAAAGACTTTGTAACTGGTCTTCTACAAGGTGTTACCAGTATTTTTAAAATGAAAAATAAATGGCCTTTTATTTTTCACACACTATTTATATGGAGTGTTTACATTGGTATGTTTTGGGTTATAAAATTTACAGTACCAGAAACCATAGACCTATCTGTTAGTCAGCTTTTAGTTGCTTTTATTTTTGGAGCCTTTGCTATGACCGCAACTAATGGTGGCATAGGGCTTTACCCAATTGTAGTAAGCAGCGCTTTAGCTATATTTGGCATTAGCAGTGTTTCTGGTGATGCTTTTGGTTGGATTATGTGGATTTCACAAACTTTATTAGTTGTTGTTTTTGGGGCAATATCTTTTCTACTATTGCCGTTATTAAAAAGAACCAAATAG
- a CDS encoding DUF4270 domain-containing protein, translating into MNFYKKFVYSAFAGLFVVSAFVSCEDELDTIGGEVISGEPFTAKKAVYDVFAYNKKVKAVQTNGLPIYQLGTYNDPVYGKTTAYVNSQLRLAGGVGNPIFGLYSQSSEDESDTDDSVTTIEENETVTGVTLFIPFLTKSDSLRDTDGDGVDNEFDDEPEDPSNDTDGDGLTNAEEVALGTNPQDADTDKDGINDGDEEDIIEGAYARQYEVDSIYGNVSVPFNFKVERSTYFLRDVDPTQNFEERQIYYSDFEFSPTFIGETLYDGEANFTDTETVIYYEIDDPDTDEDEKGTVKRRLAPGIVVDLEDVMPFFQENILDKEGQTELLSQTNFQEFIRGLYFTASGGDGDLMMLLNFTAAKIYVDYVYDKVDTNDTADDTSDDTIVEEESVYILDINAASGNTVNSFVNDEYPVDIANKMDTGENADRIYLKGGAGSFAELKLFDEENGRDAITEIKNNNWIINEANLVFYIDRETLDAAGVTGDAVAEPPRLYLYNAEDNTSIYTYPLSGTDVENGPLSLQTLTGYDGIIETSSDGKGVKYTIRITEYINNLVVRDAENITLGLSLTSDIRFSANAQAMLEDGEGEIPLLSVVSPLGTVLYGSNIDDEDKKLKLEVFYTETN; encoded by the coding sequence ATGAATTTTTACAAGAAATTTGTTTATTCTGCATTTGCAGGGTTGTTTGTGGTGTCTGCATTTGTATCGTGTGAAGACGAGTTAGATACAATTGGAGGAGAAGTAATCTCTGGTGAACCTTTTACAGCTAAAAAAGCTGTGTATGATGTGTTTGCGTATAATAAAAAGGTGAAAGCTGTACAGACAAATGGCTTACCAATTTATCAGTTAGGTACTTATAATGATCCTGTTTACGGAAAAACAACTGCTTATGTAAATTCACAACTAAGACTTGCTGGAGGAGTTGGCAATCCTATTTTTGGACTTTATAGCCAGTCTAGTGAAGATGAGTCAGATACAGATGATAGTGTAACAACAATTGAGGAAAATGAAACAGTAACTGGTGTTACTTTATTCATTCCTTTTTTAACAAAGTCAGATTCATTAAGAGATACAGATGGTGATGGTGTTGATAATGAGTTTGATGATGAGCCAGAAGATCCTTCTAATGATACAGATGGTGATGGACTTACTAATGCAGAGGAAGTTGCTTTAGGTACAAACCCTCAAGATGCAGATACAGATAAAGATGGCATTAATGATGGTGATGAAGAGGATATAATTGAAGGGGCTTACGCAAGACAGTATGAGGTAGATAGTATTTACGGTAACGTAAGTGTTCCTTTTAACTTTAAGGTAGAGCGCTCTACGTACTTTCTTAGAGATGTTGATCCAACTCAGAACTTTGAGGAAAGACAGATTTATTATTCGGATTTTGAGTTTTCTCCAACCTTTATTGGTGAAACACTTTATGACGGAGAAGCAAATTTTACAGATACTGAAACGGTAATTTATTATGAAATAGATGATCCTGATACAGATGAGGATGAAAAAGGAACTGTAAAAAGAAGACTAGCTCCAGGTATAGTTGTGGATTTAGAAGATGTTATGCCGTTTTTTCAAGAAAATATCTTAGATAAAGAAGGCCAAACAGAACTGTTGAGTCAAACTAACTTTCAAGAGTTTATTAGGGGTTTGTATTTTACGGCTTCTGGTGGAGATGGTGATCTTATGATGCTTTTAAATTTTACTGCGGCTAAAATATATGTAGATTATGTTTATGATAAAGTAGATACTAATGATACCGCAGATGATACTTCTGATGATACTATTGTTGAAGAAGAATCTGTTTATATATTAGATATTAATGCGGCTTCAGGAAACACTGTTAATTCGTTTGTAAATGATGAGTATCCAGTAGATATTGCTAATAAAATGGATACAGGAGAAAATGCAGATCGTATATACTTAAAAGGCGGCGCTGGTTCTTTTGCAGAACTTAAATTGTTTGATGAAGAAAATGGTAGAGATGCTATAACTGAAATTAAAAATAATAATTGGATTATCAATGAGGCAAATCTTGTGTTTTATATAGATAGGGAAACTTTAGATGCGGCAGGTGTTACAGGAGATGCTGTAGCAGAACCGCCAAGGTTATATCTGTATAATGCAGAAGATAATACATCAATTTATACGTATCCATTAAGTGGTACAGATGTAGAAAACGGACCATTAAGTCTTCAGACGTTAACTGGTTATGATGGTATTATTGAGACTTCTAGTGATGGCAAAGGAGTTAAGTATACTATTAGAATAACAGAATATATTAATAATCTTGTTGTTCGTGATGCAGAGAATATTACATTGGGGTTGTCTTTAACCTCAGATATAAGATTTAGTGCTAACGCACAGGCAATGTTAGAAGATGGTGAAGGAGAAATCCCATTACTATCTGTTGTTAGTCCTCTAGGAACTGTTCTTTATGGTAGTAATATAGACGATGAGGATAAAAAGCTTAAACTAGAAGTTTTTTATACAGAGACTAATTAA